In Candidatus Sericytochromatia bacterium, one DNA window encodes the following:
- a CDS encoding MlaD family protein: MISPAAKVGAATLASLIAIGVGLSWLTSFSLRPTGYDFTVRFGDVAGLLPGANVRYMGLRIGRVKHLDPRGALVEVTVHVNDSETQLPKNGRYKIMSLGIIGEKALEIFPPKPPLQMKGQPAPSPVPIVWLKPQEAVRGEDPSRLELVLDEVTDTFESFRKSVDPKKFERLFAKTAENLANTTETVNRLGNQAEGILKGLEATPRDISQLLKTVNQLATHANELAAATTPQEVAGIIGDMRTLSRGLVRNYEVLLGPQQTAANQRAVQDLRSLIHRLDQLATTLNSTAGDPEIQRDLKDTVRNIRDLTARVTGATALTESKNFDGIAIEPQVQAVGLNKPDGTGLAANLGVRMRVANNTIAAGIEQVGEGNFFNLSLGDTKVWGPAGYHFGLIRSKIGVGLDYGLTDRVTLMGQLFDPFRPHIRLGASYFPLGESQYGLMAQWARPISNNENTVWLGLEWRPVKEAEKK, encoded by the coding sequence GTGATTTCTCCCGCTGCCAAAGTCGGTGCCGCGACCCTTGCCTCCCTGATCGCGATCGGGGTGGGGCTCAGCTGGCTGACCAGTTTTTCGCTGCGCCCCACCGGCTATGACTTCACCGTGCGCTTCGGGGACGTGGCGGGGCTCTTGCCGGGCGCCAACGTGCGCTACATGGGTCTGAGAATCGGACGCGTGAAGCACCTGGACCCTCGGGGGGCACTGGTGGAAGTCACGGTACACGTCAATGACAGCGAGACCCAGCTGCCCAAGAACGGACGCTACAAGATCATGTCGCTGGGCATCATCGGTGAAAAGGCGCTGGAGATCTTCCCCCCCAAGCCACCCCTCCAGATGAAGGGGCAGCCCGCTCCGAGCCCGGTGCCGATTGTCTGGCTGAAACCGCAGGAGGCCGTGCGAGGGGAGGACCCCTCGCGCTTGGAACTGGTGCTGGACGAGGTCACGGACACCTTCGAATCCTTCCGCAAGTCGGTCGACCCGAAGAAGTTCGAGCGACTCTTCGCCAAGACCGCGGAGAACCTGGCCAACACGACCGAGACGGTCAATCGGCTCGGCAACCAGGCCGAGGGTATCCTGAAAGGTTTGGAGGCGACCCCGCGCGACATCTCCCAGTTGCTGAAAACGGTGAATCAGCTCGCCACTCACGCCAACGAACTCGCCGCCGCCACGACGCCGCAGGAGGTCGCCGGAATTATCGGCGACATGCGGACCCTCTCGCGTGGCCTGGTCAGGAATTACGAGGTGCTGCTCGGACCGCAGCAAACCGCGGCCAATCAGCGCGCCGTGCAGGATCTGCGCAGCCTGATTCACCGGCTCGACCAGCTCGCCACGACCCTCAATTCGACGGCGGGCGATCCCGAGATTCAGCGCGACCTCAAAGACACCGTGCGCAACATCCGCGACCTGACGGCGCGGGTCACCGGTGCCACGGCCCTGACGGAATCGAAAAACTTCGACGGCATCGCGATCGAGCCGCAGGTTCAGGCGGTGGGCTTGAACAAACCGGACGGCACCGGCCTGGCGGCGAATCTGGGCGTCAGGATGCGGGTGGCCAACAACACGATTGCAGCGGGCATCGAGCAGGTCGGCGAAGGGAACTTCTTCAACCTGTCTCTGGGTGACACCAAAGTGTGGGGGCCTGCCGGATACCATTTCGGGCTGATTCGCTCGAAAATCGGGGTGGGCCTGGACTACGGTCTGACGGACCGGGTCACGCTGATGGGGCAGCTCTTCGACCCGTTCAGGCCACATATCCGGCTGGGAGCCAGCTACTTCCCCCTGGGAGAAAGCCAGTACGGTCTCATGGCGCAGTGGGCCCGCCCCATCTCCAACAACGAGAACACGGTCTGGCTTGGCCTGGAATGGCGGCCGGTCAAGGAGGCGGAAAAGAAGTAG
- a CDS encoding ABC transporter ATP-binding protein: MSQGPTIRLEDVHMAFGPRQILTGINLTFLPGRTSVVIGPSGCGKSTVLRLVAGLLRPTRGKVWVDGRDITRLSADEMKSYRQQLGFVFQAGALFDSMTIGENVAFPIAEHLEVPRPELERIVAEKLARVNLPGVEHLYPANLSGGMQKRVSLARAIARDPGTILYDEPTTGLDPITSTVIEKLIVGLTRDTQATSIVVTHQHSTIFCGDHITMLYQGQVVGSGTPDEMRATQVPLIRHFLDGVVTQDLTGD, encoded by the coding sequence ATGAGCCAGGGCCCCACCATCCGACTCGAAGATGTCCACATGGCCTTTGGCCCGCGCCAGATTCTGACGGGCATCAATCTGACCTTTCTGCCCGGACGCACCAGCGTGGTGATCGGGCCGTCCGGTTGTGGCAAGAGCACGGTCCTGCGCCTCGTGGCGGGCTTGCTGAGGCCCACCCGCGGCAAGGTCTGGGTCGACGGGCGGGACATCACCCGCCTGTCCGCCGACGAGATGAAATCGTACCGGCAGCAGCTGGGCTTCGTCTTTCAGGCCGGTGCCCTCTTCGATTCGATGACGATCGGAGAAAACGTGGCCTTCCCGATTGCCGAGCATCTCGAGGTGCCCCGCCCGGAGCTGGAGCGCATCGTGGCGGAGAAGCTCGCCCGTGTGAACCTGCCTGGGGTGGAGCATCTCTACCCTGCCAACCTCAGCGGCGGGATGCAGAAACGCGTCAGCCTGGCCCGGGCGATCGCGCGGGATCCGGGCACGATCCTGTATGACGAACCGACCACGGGCCTCGACCCGATCACCAGCACCGTGATTGAAAAGCTGATTGTGGGCCTGACCCGCGACACGCAGGCCACTTCGATCGTGGTGACGCACCAGCACAGCACCATTTTCTGCGGGGACCACATCACCATGCTGTATCAGGGACAGGTCGTCGGCAGTGGCACGCCCGATGAGATGCGCGCCACCCAGGTCCCCCTGATCCGGCACTTTCTCGACGGCGTCGTCACTCAGGACCTCACGGGCGACTGA
- a CDS encoding ABC transporter permease, giving the protein MKTLGFLEFFGNLTTLGLRALRLLLTGQIHHRNAVTQLAFIGVDSLPIALLISLSVGMVFTLQITHEFIKYGATTAIGGVVSIALARELAPILVSVVIAGRVGSAIAAELGSMKVTEQIDALEAFAVDPGRYLVVPRVIACMVMVPLLTGLGLLIGAAGGWLVATKMMGISSALFLNSIQGFLVPADVFKGMFKAGIFGFLIAVIGCHQGLNAKKGAQGVGEATTNSVVHSMIAIFVLNYFLSLVLFPGGGLR; this is encoded by the coding sequence ATGAAAACCCTCGGGTTCCTCGAATTTTTCGGGAACCTGACGACCTTGGGCCTGCGCGCCTTGCGTCTCCTGCTCACGGGCCAGATTCACCACCGCAACGCCGTGACCCAGCTGGCCTTCATCGGCGTCGACTCCCTGCCGATCGCCTTGCTGATCTCGCTCTCGGTGGGCATGGTCTTCACCCTGCAGATCACCCATGAGTTCATCAAGTACGGGGCGACCACCGCCATCGGCGGGGTGGTCTCGATCGCCCTCGCGCGAGAGTTGGCCCCCATCCTGGTCAGCGTGGTGATCGCGGGTCGTGTGGGTTCGGCGATCGCCGCCGAACTGGGGTCGATGAAAGTCACCGAACAGATCGACGCGCTGGAAGCCTTTGCCGTCGACCCTGGCCGCTATCTGGTCGTGCCACGGGTGATTGCCTGCATGGTGATGGTCCCGTTGCTGACGGGCCTCGGCCTGCTGATCGGGGCCGCCGGCGGATGGCTGGTGGCCACCAAGATGATGGGCATCTCGTCGGCCTTGTTCCTCAACTCGATTCAGGGATTTCTGGTCCCCGCCGACGTCTTCAAGGGGATGTTCAAGGCCGGCATTTTCGGCTTCCTGATTGCCGTGATCGGCTGTCATCAAGGCCTGAACGCCAAGAAAGGCGCCCAGGGCGTGGGCGAGGCCACCACCAACTCGGTGGTCCACAGCATGATCGCGATCTTCGTGCTGAATTACTTCCTGAGCCTGGTGCTCTTTCCGGGGGGAGGCCTGCGATGA
- a CDS encoding DUF2993 domain-containing protein has product MMLQATLAAILTLALSAMAPGVLADHVATELQGRGGERAQVEVQLEADPLLDLPRGHVPAMTVRLRQAAWSGLPLPEMTLQLTDLRLTSQALMGLQPPALLAPAPISLQVAASEETLTAWLRQAVAIAIPDGFAVPLPLKKKLGERARLQALKVQLSDGRLQLQAEVVAARGAPLPIVVTAVPESPDGHRIRLAGAEATWAGRRIPGVVLKAMLRTLEARLDLATLPLPGDGWRFQGLEVISPLLKVELVGTLPADPAPWLRPAGFPAAPEQPASTGLQQTPDPRE; this is encoded by the coding sequence ATGATGTTGCAGGCGACCCTGGCCGCAATCCTGACCCTGGCGTTGAGCGCGATGGCCCCGGGGGTGCTGGCGGATCATGTGGCCACTGAACTCCAAGGGCGGGGCGGTGAGCGTGCCCAGGTCGAGGTGCAGCTGGAGGCCGACCCGTTGCTCGATCTGCCCCGTGGCCACGTGCCGGCGATGACGGTCCGCCTGCGCCAGGCCGCCTGGTCGGGTCTGCCCCTGCCCGAGATGACGCTTCAACTGACCGACCTGCGTCTGACGAGCCAGGCCCTGATGGGGCTGCAGCCCCCGGCTCTGCTCGCCCCGGCCCCGATCTCGCTCCAGGTCGCGGCGAGCGAGGAGACGCTGACGGCCTGGCTCCGTCAGGCCGTGGCGATCGCCATTCCGGATGGATTCGCCGTCCCGCTGCCCCTGAAGAAAAAACTCGGTGAGCGCGCCCGGCTGCAAGCCTTGAAGGTCCAGCTGAGTGACGGACGCCTGCAATTGCAGGCCGAGGTGGTGGCGGCCCGAGGCGCGCCTCTGCCGATCGTCGTGACAGCAGTGCCGGAATCTCCGGACGGACACCGCATCCGACTGGCCGGGGCCGAGGCGACGTGGGCCGGCCGTCGCATTCCTGGGGTCGTGCTGAAAGCGATGCTGCGAACCCTGGAAGCCCGGCTGGACCTGGCCACGCTGCCGCTGCCGGGGGACGGCTGGCGCTTTCAGGGTCTTGAAGTGATCAGCCCGCTCCTGAAGGTGGAACTGGTCGGGACCCTCCCCGCAGACCCGGCCCCTTGGTTGCGTCCGGCGGGTTTTCCGGCCGCTCCCGAACAACCAGCTTCGACAGGCCTGCAACAGACCCCCGACCCGCGGGAATAA
- a CDS encoding S-layer homology domain-containing protein, translating into MLSRCLPAALIFSLLASGAAQAAVEFRDIPPGHWARVPASVLADHRLMGGRTPVDFAGEVPLTRYELAQTISALYREGGPPATFVVLNDMPPGHEATRDVQRVLGFELMKGPKPGLFRGDAGVSREELVEAFDTLLEKNGVSPPARRRQAVFFADVPAGSPLFGTLDRIVNRYALLDSRPGSRFFPQNTVTRFQLLGMLIKALPYLNPAVERELQEASQPTPAPLASRPPDGGPAGLPTPTPAATLPAQTASALPTTQPRSGMQRPLWQTRGQLNGSLILLYNEDLPRQTGAVTTGEPPQFSGSMLGGGGASGEYWQGPWGGSAQLRTAYLGFDIPHQGRATPVDMLDTTLSGAAWYRLNQEADWELAVGGGALWRSQFNLTGQLVSQYYLSADKTYMGLGPGAAFAYRASADLDVFGRALLLPLFQSYNLPRGPQSLTRLGLDLDGRARYRLVDQWALEGGLGMWLSPALSGGSQTMLGATLGISKDF; encoded by the coding sequence ATGCTGTCGCGCTGTCTGCCTGCCGCCCTCATTTTCAGCCTGCTCGCCAGTGGCGCCGCCCAGGCGGCCGTGGAGTTCCGAGACATTCCGCCGGGCCACTGGGCCCGCGTGCCGGCGAGCGTGCTGGCCGACCACCGCCTCATGGGCGGTCGCACACCGGTCGACTTCGCCGGAGAGGTCCCGCTGACACGCTACGAACTGGCCCAGACGATCAGCGCGCTCTATCGGGAGGGCGGACCACCGGCCACCTTCGTGGTGCTCAATGACATGCCGCCTGGTCACGAAGCCACGCGCGACGTTCAGCGGGTGCTGGGCTTCGAGTTGATGAAAGGCCCCAAGCCGGGCCTGTTTCGAGGAGATGCGGGGGTCTCCCGTGAGGAACTGGTCGAGGCCTTCGACACCCTGCTGGAAAAGAACGGCGTCTCGCCACCGGCGCGCCGGCGCCAGGCGGTCTTTTTTGCCGATGTGCCGGCCGGCTCCCCGCTGTTCGGCACGCTGGACCGGATCGTGAACCGCTATGCCCTGCTCGACAGCCGGCCTGGCAGTCGATTTTTTCCGCAGAACACCGTGACCCGGTTTCAGCTGCTCGGCATGCTGATCAAGGCCTTGCCCTATCTGAACCCGGCGGTTGAACGGGAGCTGCAGGAGGCATCTCAACCCACGCCTGCGCCGCTGGCTAGTCGTCCCCCGGACGGCGGTCCTGCCGGCCTGCCAACGCCGACCCCTGCGGCGACGTTGCCTGCTCAGACCGCCAGCGCCCTCCCCACAACGCAGCCCCGCAGCGGGATGCAGCGCCCGCTATGGCAAACCCGCGGCCAGCTGAACGGTTCCTTGATCCTGCTGTACAACGAGGATCTGCCCCGCCAGACCGGCGCCGTGACGACGGGAGAACCACCACAGTTTTCGGGGTCGATGCTCGGGGGCGGTGGAGCCAGCGGGGAGTACTGGCAAGGCCCATGGGGGGGAAGCGCCCAGCTGCGCACGGCTTACCTGGGTTTCGACATCCCCCACCAGGGACGAGCCACCCCGGTCGACATGCTGGACACGACCCTTTCCGGGGCCGCGTGGTACCGACTCAACCAGGAAGCCGACTGGGAGCTGGCCGTGGGCGGCGGCGCCCTGTGGCGCTCTCAGTTCAACCTCACGGGGCAACTGGTCAGCCAGTATTACCTGTCGGCAGACAAGACTTACATGGGCCTCGGCCCTGGGGCCGCCTTTGCCTACCGGGCCTCGGCCGATCTCGACGTGTTTGGGCGAGCGCTGCTCCTGCCCCTCTTCCAGAGCTATAACCTGCCGAGAGGTCCTCAGAGTCTGACGCGACTGGGGCTGGATCTCGACGGGCGGGCCCGCTATCGGTTGGTCGACCAGTGGGCCCTGGAGGGCGGCCTCGGCATGTGGCTGAGCCCAGCCCTGAGCGGTGGCAGCCAGACCATGCTGGGCGCCACCCTCGGGATCAGCAAGGACTTTTGA
- a CDS encoding DUF192 domain-containing protein, producing the protein MSPAAALCLTLVRTGQPLALRARVADTAWQRLVGLLAGPPLAAAEGLLLIPCNAVHCFGMRYAIDVLYLSHLGEVLAMRHAMRPWQMDWPVRGAHAVLELPAGRLQQAGVQLGDRLSGLPFP; encoded by the coding sequence TTGAGCCCGGCGGCCGCGCTCTGCCTGACCCTCGTTCGAACGGGACAGCCATTGGCTTTGCGCGCGCGCGTGGCCGATACCGCCTGGCAACGCCTGGTCGGTCTGCTGGCGGGCCCTCCCCTGGCGGCGGCCGAGGGGTTGCTGCTCATCCCCTGCAACGCCGTGCACTGTTTCGGCATGCGCTATGCCATCGACGTGCTGTACCTCAGTCATCTCGGCGAGGTCCTGGCCATGCGGCACGCGATGCGCCCATGGCAGATGGATTGGCCGGTCCGAGGGGCACACGCCGTGCTGGAACTACCGGCCGGGCGCCTGCAGCAGGCTGGGGTCCAGCTGGGCGACCGGCTGTCGGGGCTGCCGTTCCCCTGA
- a CDS encoding type II secretion system F family protein has product MDPVVLLLAFLIFASTFLFFLAIAKPKQREDVEERLKRLTQPEERPSFRPRDPAAEGKANPDALADLNTKLDSAFKPFVEERFTEGESNDLAKLLQTAGRYAMTPLQVRVWQVKCAVLMPLGAVVFAIALFGYNTAMAALMALIAGIGGYWYPVLVLRQEGDRRRNAILKQLPTVLDLLTVCVEAGLSLQASLQKVVEKTRPSPLREEIDQVLREIQLGRPRGDALKEMARRVGLKEINSVVMSMIQTEAMGTSVAKSLRVQSEIARDNRIQRAQEQAMQAPVKLSFPLVFFIFPVVFIVIFGPVALELFTNWSAP; this is encoded by the coding sequence ATGGACCCTGTGGTACTGCTGCTGGCGTTCCTGATTTTTGCCTCCACCTTCCTGTTCTTTCTGGCGATCGCCAAGCCCAAACAGCGCGAAGACGTCGAGGAACGCCTGAAGCGCCTCACCCAACCGGAAGAACGCCCCAGCTTCCGACCGCGGGATCCCGCGGCCGAGGGCAAGGCCAACCCCGACGCCCTGGCCGACCTCAACACCAAGCTGGACTCAGCCTTCAAGCCCTTCGTGGAGGAGCGCTTCACGGAAGGGGAGTCCAACGACCTGGCCAAGCTCCTGCAGACGGCGGGGCGCTACGCCATGACGCCGTTGCAAGTTCGCGTCTGGCAGGTCAAATGCGCCGTGCTGATGCCCCTCGGCGCGGTGGTCTTCGCGATCGCGCTGTTCGGTTACAACACGGCCATGGCAGCCCTGATGGCCCTGATTGCGGGCATCGGAGGCTACTGGTACCCGGTGCTGGTGCTGAGGCAGGAGGGCGATCGCCGACGCAACGCCATCTTGAAACAGCTCCCGACCGTTCTCGACCTGCTGACCGTGTGCGTGGAAGCAGGCCTCTCCCTCCAGGCGAGTCTCCAAAAGGTGGTGGAGAAGACGCGCCCCTCCCCGCTGCGCGAGGAAATCGACCAGGTCTTGCGTGAGATCCAGCTCGGACGTCCCCGAGGGGACGCGCTCAAGGAAATGGCCCGCCGCGTCGGCCTCAAGGAAATCAACTCGGTGGTCATGTCCATGATCCAGACCGAGGCCATGGGCACCAGCGTGGCCAAGAGCCTGCGCGTCCAGAGTGAGATTGCCCGCGACAACCGCATTCAACGCGCCCAGGAACAGGCCATGCAGGCCCCCGTGAAGCTCTCCTTCCCGCTGGTATTTTTCATCTTCCCGGTGGTCTTCATCGTGATCTTCGGACCGGTGGCCCTCGAATTGTTCACCAACTGGAGTGCGCCTTGA
- a CDS encoding type II secretion system F family protein — MSLATQLLLFVGLFGLVFGAAWFALRAWQSHHERPGAGATPQAGATPARPSDQGGEQALAKHLRQAGLDLTPQTFRQRWLLASLGVAAVGFLMGGLTPGGVLFGGGLGMVTWRSRHAYLEMRRNQRLAEFLDQFTDALSMMANGVKSGQTVLQTFESIATDFSDPIRGEVTEVLQELRMGVPLDVALAAWAERIPLEELEIATTALIVQRQTGGNVAEILDTVAETIRQRNKLQKQIRTLTTQGRMSGWVLALLPVGLFVAMFLIAPDRTGLLLSHPIGMLMTALGAGMIAAGAYFIKRIVTIEV; from the coding sequence GTGAGCCTGGCGACGCAGCTACTCCTCTTCGTGGGTCTGTTCGGGCTGGTCTTCGGGGCCGCCTGGTTCGCCCTGCGCGCCTGGCAGAGCCACCACGAACGGCCTGGGGCGGGCGCTACGCCCCAGGCGGGTGCGACGCCCGCCCGCCCCAGCGACCAAGGGGGTGAGCAAGCCCTCGCGAAACATCTGCGCCAGGCAGGCCTGGACCTCACCCCCCAGACCTTTCGGCAGCGCTGGCTGCTGGCCTCCCTCGGCGTGGCGGCGGTGGGATTCCTGATGGGCGGCCTGACCCCGGGGGGAGTCCTGTTCGGTGGGGGGCTCGGCATGGTGACGTGGCGGTCCCGCCACGCCTACCTGGAGATGCGCCGCAATCAACGCCTGGCGGAATTTCTGGACCAGTTCACCGATGCCCTGAGCATGATGGCCAATGGCGTCAAGAGCGGACAGACCGTGCTGCAGACCTTCGAATCGATTGCGACGGACTTTTCGGACCCGATCCGCGGGGAAGTAACGGAGGTGCTGCAGGAGCTGCGAATGGGGGTTCCGCTCGACGTTGCTCTGGCCGCCTGGGCCGAGCGCATTCCGCTCGAGGAGCTGGAAATCGCCACCACCGCCCTGATCGTGCAACGCCAGACGGGTGGCAACGTGGCCGAGATTCTGGACACGGTGGCCGAAACGATCCGGCAGCGCAACAAGCTGCAAAAACAGATTCGCACCCTGACGACGCAAGGTCGCATGAGCGGCTGGGTGCTGGCCCTGCTGCCCGTGGGGCTCTTCGTGGCGATGTTTCTGATCGCCCCTGACCGGACGGGCCTGCTGCTGAGCCACCCCATTGGCATGCTGATGACCGCGCTGGGGGCCGGCATGATCGCGGCCGGCGCCTATTTCATCAAGCGCATCGTGACGATCGAGGTGTGA
- a CDS encoding pilus assembly protein N-terminal domain-containing protein, producing the protein MLNRLKARLATLALCVSVSAGGLVLDATCPRPALAQRPDISIPLGQTTIVTAPDGVERLVVGDSNIADVVALPGGKEILVNAKKAGFTNFLVFPSRGPVRAYRLEVIATARDESIAVRIQVLEVTERKLGQVGMRWNDKLGFVEAMPNAPFRFGLPVRADVLSATLNTLAQERDIRVLAQPTLVIQNGKKGEFLAGGQIPVPLLQATAGGAAYTVEWKEYGVRLEVAPHLEGNDAITLALRPEVSTIDQENAVQLKDLSVPGLATRWAKTEVQIPSGESLVIAGLLRKEKIRTASKLPWLGDIPLLGYLFGSANYDERVSELVFIVTPTIVNRNVVKPESDYGKGTPGVFPKP; encoded by the coding sequence TTGCTCAATCGCCTGAAAGCCCGCCTCGCGACCCTGGCGCTCTGCGTCAGCGTCAGCGCGGGAGGACTCGTGCTGGATGCCACCTGCCCCCGCCCGGCGCTGGCCCAGCGTCCCGATATCTCCATCCCGCTCGGCCAGACCACCATCGTGACCGCGCCGGACGGGGTGGAGCGCCTGGTCGTCGGCGACTCCAACATCGCGGACGTGGTGGCCCTTCCGGGCGGCAAGGAAATCCTGGTCAATGCCAAGAAAGCCGGATTCACGAACTTTCTGGTGTTTCCCAGCCGCGGACCGGTCAGGGCTTACCGGCTGGAGGTGATCGCCACGGCCCGCGACGAGTCGATCGCGGTGCGCATCCAGGTGCTGGAAGTGACGGAGCGCAAGCTGGGCCAGGTGGGCATGCGCTGGAACGACAAGTTGGGCTTCGTGGAAGCCATGCCCAATGCCCCCTTTCGCTTCGGCCTGCCCGTGCGCGCCGATGTGCTCAGCGCCACCTTGAATACGCTGGCCCAGGAACGCGACATTCGCGTGCTCGCGCAGCCCACGCTGGTGATCCAGAACGGCAAGAAGGGCGAATTCCTGGCCGGCGGCCAGATTCCCGTGCCCCTGCTGCAGGCGACCGCTGGCGGAGCGGCCTACACGGTGGAGTGGAAGGAATATGGCGTGCGCCTGGAAGTGGCGCCCCACCTCGAGGGCAACGATGCCATCACCCTGGCGCTGCGTCCTGAAGTGAGCACCATCGACCAGGAGAATGCCGTCCAGCTCAAGGATCTCAGCGTGCCGGGCCTGGCGACGCGCTGGGCCAAGACCGAGGTCCAGATTCCTTCCGGCGAGAGCCTGGTGATCGCGGGCCTGCTGCGCAAGGAAAAGATCCGCACAGCGAGCAAGCTGCCCTGGCTGGGCGACATTCCGCTGTTGGGCTACCTGTTCGGTTCAGCCAACTACGACGAGCGCGTCAGTGAACTGGTCTTCATCGTCACGCCCACCATCGTCAATCGCAACGTCGTGAAGCCGGAATCGGACTACGGCAAGGGCACCCCCGGCGTCTTTCCGAAGCCCTGA